From a single Athene noctua chromosome 2, bAthNoc1.hap1.1, whole genome shotgun sequence genomic region:
- the BMI1 gene encoding polycomb complex protein BMI-1: MHRTTRIKITELNPHLMCVLCGGYFIDATTIIECLHSFCKTCIVRYLETSKYCPICDVQVHKTRPLLNIRSDKTLQDIVYKLVPGLFKNEMKRRRDFYAAHPSADAANGSNEDRGEVADEDKRIITDDEIISLSIEFFDQNRLERKGNKEKEKSKEEVNDKRYLRCPAAMTVMHLRKFLRSKMDIPNTFQIDVMYEEEPLKDYYTLMDIAYIYTWRRNGPLPLKYRVRPTCKRMKISHQREGLNNSGELESDSGSDKASSPAGGIPSTSSCLPSPSTPVQSPHPQFPHISSTMNGTSSSPSSNHQSSFTNRARKTSINGSSATSSG; encoded by the exons ATGCACCGAACAACCAGAATCAAAATAACCGAGCTAAACCCCCATCTCATGTGCGTGCTCTGCGGCGGGTACTTCATTGATGCAACAACCATCATAGAGTGCCTCCACTCCT TCTGTAAGACCTGTATCGTGCGTTACTTGGAGACCAGCAAGTATTGTCCTATCTGTGATGTCCAAGTTCACAAAACTCGACCACTTTTGAATATAAG GTCGGATAAAACTCTCCAAGATATTGTATACAAGCTAGTACCAGGCCTTTTCAAAA atgaaatgaaaagaagaagGGATTTTTATGCTGCTCATCCGTCGGCTGATG CTGCCAATGGCTCTAATGAAGACAGGGGAGAAGTGGCTGATGAAGACAAAAGAATTATAACAGACGACGAGATAATAAGCTTATCCATTGAATTCTTTGACCAGAATAG ACTGGAACGAAAAGgaaataaggagaaagaaaaatcaaaggaagaG GTGAATGACAAAAGATACTTACGCTGTCCAGCAGCAATGACAGTGATGCATCTAAGAAAGTTCCTGCGGAGTAAAATGGATATACCTAACACTTTCCAG ATCGATGTGATGTACGAAGAGGAGCCTCTGAAGGACTACTACACCCTAATGGATATTGCCTACATCTATACCTGGAGGCGG AACGGGCCTCTGCCCCTGAAATACCGGGTCCGACCTACCTGCAAGAGGATGAAGATCAGTCACCAGAGGGAAGGCTTGAATAATAGCGGGGAGCTGGAAAGTGACTCTGGGAGCGACAAGGCTAGCAGCCCAGCGGGAGGCATCCCTTCCACCTCCTCCTGtttgcccagccccagcacgcCGGTCCAGTCTCctcacccccagttcccccacaTCTCCAGCACCATGAACggcaccagcagcagccccagcagtaACCACCAGTCCTCCTTTACCAACAGAGCACGGAAAACGTCGATAAATGGCTCCTCGGCCACTTCATCTGGTTGA
- the COMMD3 gene encoding COMM domain-containing protein 3 isoform X3 yields the protein MELSAYAQGGWRLLGDPRRFPRRPYAALLRAAFRSLLDHPQAGLDDPDLKDIDPTVLKHCHAAAATCILEAGKQKADISAIRNFLNLAIFFFFFLQKNKDALEILLGSLGRSPLHITDVSWRLEYQIKSNQLHKTYQPSYLVTLNVENGDSGSHPDVSFSCTMEQLQDLVGKLKDAAKSLERATQM from the exons ATGGAGCTGTCGGCGTACGCGCAGGGCGGGTGGCGGCTGCTGGGCGACCCCCGCCGCTTCCCCCGCCGCCCCTACGCCGCGCTCCTCCGCGCCGCTTTCCGCAGCCTCCTCGATCACCCCCAAGCCGGGTTGG ACGATCCAGACCTGAAAGATATTGACCCTACAGTATTAAAACATTGCCATGCTGCGGCTGCAACGTGTATTCTGGAGGCAGGAAAGCAGAAAGCTGACATATCTGCTATAAG gAATTTTTTGAatctagcaattttttttttttttttcctccagaaaaacaaGGATGCGTTGGAAATCCTATTGGGCAG CTTAGGCAGATCTCCTCTCCATATAACTGATGTGTCTTGGCGCTTGGAATACCAGATCAAG agCAATCAACTTCATAAAACTTACCAGCCTTCCTACTTGGTGACCTTAAACGTAGAG aacgGTGATTCGGGATCACACCCAGATGTTAGTTTCAGTTGCACGATGGAGCAATTACAG GATTTAGTTGGAAAACTAAAAGATGCTGCAAAAAGTCTCGAAAGAGCGACTCAGATGTGA
- the COMMD3 gene encoding COMM domain-containing protein 3 isoform X2, which yields MELSAYAQGGWRLLGDPRRFPRRPYAALLRAAFRSLLDHPQAGLDDPDLKDIDPTVLKHCHAAAATCILEAGKQKADISAISTCLEDCKLDKERIEQFCTEYQKNKDALEILLGSLGRSPLHITDVSWRLEYQIKSNQLHKTYQPSYLVTLNVENGDSGSHPDVSFSCTMEQLQDLVGKLKDAAKSLERATQM from the exons ATGGAGCTGTCGGCGTACGCGCAGGGCGGGTGGCGGCTGCTGGGCGACCCCCGCCGCTTCCCCCGCCGCCCCTACGCCGCGCTCCTCCGCGCCGCTTTCCGCAGCCTCCTCGATCACCCCCAAGCCGGGTTGG ACGATCCAGACCTGAAAGATATTGACCCTACAGTATTAAAACATTGCCATGCTGCGGCTGCAACGTGTATTCTGGAGGCAGGAAAGCAGAAAGCTGACATATCTGCTATAAG CACATGTCTTGAGGACTGTAAACTGGACAAAGAGAGAATAGAACAATTTTGCACCGAATATCAG aaaaacaaGGATGCGTTGGAAATCCTATTGGGCAG CTTAGGCAGATCTCCTCTCCATATAACTGATGTGTCTTGGCGCTTGGAATACCAGATCAAG agCAATCAACTTCATAAAACTTACCAGCCTTCCTACTTGGTGACCTTAAACGTAGAG aacgGTGATTCGGGATCACACCCAGATGTTAGTTTCAGTTGCACGATGGAGCAATTACAG GATTTAGTTGGAAAACTAAAAGATGCTGCAAAAAGTCTCGAAAGAGCGACTCAGATGTGA
- the COMMD3 gene encoding COMM domain-containing protein 3 isoform X1, whose translation MELSAYAQGGWRLLGDPRRFPRRPYAALLRAAFRSLLDHPQAGLGKANSFILDDPDLKDIDPTVLKHCHAAAATCILEAGKQKADISAISTCLEDCKLDKERIEQFCTEYQKNKDALEILLGSLGRSPLHITDVSWRLEYQIKSNQLHKTYQPSYLVTLNVENGDSGSHPDVSFSCTMEQLQDLVGKLKDAAKSLERATQM comes from the exons ATGGAGCTGTCGGCGTACGCGCAGGGCGGGTGGCGGCTGCTGGGCGACCCCCGCCGCTTCCCCCGCCGCCCCTACGCCGCGCTCCTCCGCGCCGCTTTCCGCAGCCTCCTCGATCACCCCCAAGCCGGGTTGGGTAAGGC TAATTCATTTATTTTAGACGATCCAGACCTGAAAGATATTGACCCTACAGTATTAAAACATTGCCATGCTGCGGCTGCAACGTGTATTCTGGAGGCAGGAAAGCAGAAAGCTGACATATCTGCTATAAG CACATGTCTTGAGGACTGTAAACTGGACAAAGAGAGAATAGAACAATTTTGCACCGAATATCAG aaaaacaaGGATGCGTTGGAAATCCTATTGGGCAG CTTAGGCAGATCTCCTCTCCATATAACTGATGTGTCTTGGCGCTTGGAATACCAGATCAAG agCAATCAACTTCATAAAACTTACCAGCCTTCCTACTTGGTGACCTTAAACGTAGAG aacgGTGATTCGGGATCACACCCAGATGTTAGTTTCAGTTGCACGATGGAGCAATTACAG GATTTAGTTGGAAAACTAAAAGATGCTGCAAAAAGTCTCGAAAGAGCGACTCAGATGTGA